One genomic region from Arthrobacter pigmenti encodes:
- a CDS encoding serine/threonine-protein kinase, protein MSSRRAAAPPPHIPGYRYASLLGSGGFSDVYLYEQDRPRRKVAVKVLVSGLLTEGARRAFESEANLMAQLSTHPYIVTIYEANVTEDGHSYLAMEYCSRPSLDVRYRRGRLSLAETLTIGIQVASAVESAHRAGIVHRDIKPANILVTDYNRPALTDFGISGTTDGPEDEDLGMSIPWSPPEAFHGGSVDGIRMDVWSLGATVYTLLAGRSPFVFPGMDNAQGQLMDRIGSMPLARIGRDDVPESLELALATAMAKNPASRYNSAHSFALTLQRIQTELGISVTPFEVLDDTEHVAEDDDDVEATRVRKVVSIDPESSTFAPTFPTAAGTAPATSPRRDVPPVAPPSPVTQSRTESAEHAEDAAWRERTVLRGSEPLGDSVRMDTTVNRPASAEPEAGIADDGTPARRRGPLVGVLVGLVLLVAVVVGVLAIVNGQPEDAPTVAPPTQAPADALAGVEGVVPVPVEIAGVAAGNEVVFTWTNPSPEEGDVYRFRTVTVQDEGEWDRTVQTEAEVVANPDGPTCVDVQIVRANGTASEPVRACLPE, encoded by the coding sequence ATGAGTTCCAGGCGCGCTGCCGCTCCGCCGCCGCACATCCCGGGCTACCGGTACGCGAGCCTGCTGGGTTCGGGCGGCTTCTCGGACGTCTATCTCTATGAACAGGATCGGCCACGCCGCAAGGTCGCCGTCAAGGTGCTCGTCTCGGGACTGCTGACGGAGGGGGCACGTCGGGCATTCGAGTCTGAAGCGAACCTGATGGCACAGCTGTCCACCCACCCGTACATCGTCACGATCTACGAGGCGAACGTCACCGAGGACGGACATTCCTACCTCGCGATGGAGTACTGCTCCAGGCCGAGCCTTGACGTCCGCTACCGCCGCGGACGGCTCTCCCTCGCGGAGACGCTGACGATCGGTATCCAGGTGGCCTCCGCTGTCGAATCCGCACATCGGGCGGGGATAGTCCACCGCGATATCAAGCCAGCGAACATCCTCGTGACCGACTACAACAGGCCGGCGCTCACCGACTTCGGGATCTCCGGCACTACGGACGGCCCGGAGGACGAGGACCTCGGCATGTCCATCCCGTGGTCGCCACCCGAGGCCTTCCACGGTGGAAGCGTCGACGGTATCCGCATGGACGTGTGGTCCCTCGGCGCCACGGTGTACACGTTGCTCGCAGGCAGATCGCCCTTCGTGTTCCCGGGGATGGACAATGCACAGGGACAGCTCATGGACCGGATCGGGTCGATGCCGCTGGCGCGGATCGGCCGCGACGACGTGCCGGAGTCCCTCGAGCTCGCCCTCGCCACCGCCATGGCCAAGAATCCGGCCTCCCGTTACAACTCGGCGCACTCCTTCGCGCTGACCCTGCAGCGCATCCAGACCGAACTCGGTATCTCGGTCACTCCGTTCGAAGTCCTGGACGACACGGAGCACGTGGCGGAAGATGACGACGACGTCGAGGCGACCCGGGTACGCAAGGTCGTCTCGATCGATCCTGAGTCCTCGACCTTCGCACCCACCTTCCCGACGGCGGCCGGCACCGCGCCGGCAACCTCCCCGCGGCGGGACGTACCGCCGGTTGCACCGCCGTCGCCGGTTACCCAATCCAGGACCGAGTCTGCCGAACATGCGGAGGACGCGGCCTGGCGGGAACGGACCGTCCTTCGGGGCAGCGAACCGCTCGGCGACTCGGTCCGGATGGACACCACGGTCAACCGCCCGGCCTCCGCAGAGCCTGAAGCAGGAATAGCCGACGACGGCACCCCTGCCCGCAGGCGCGGTCCCCTTGTGGGGGTCCTGGTGGGGCTGGTACTGCTGGTCGCCGTCGTCGTCGGGGTTCTCGCCATTGTGAACGGCCAGCCGGAGGACGCACCGACCGTGGCGCCGCCCACCCAGGCTCCTGCGGACGCGCTCGCGGGTGTCGAGGGCGTGGTTCCTGTGCCTGTGGAGATCGCGGGGGTGGCGGCAGGAAATGAGGTCGTCTTCACCTGGACCAACCCCAGCCCGGAGGAGGGGGATGTCTACCGCTTCCGCACCGTGACCGTGCAGGATGAGGGTGAATGGGACCGGACGGTGCAGACTGAGGCGGAAGTGGTTGCAAATCCGGACGGTCCGACCTGCGTTGATGTACAAATAGTGCGGGCGAACGGTACGGCGTCGGAACCTGTTCG
- a CDS encoding RDD family protein gives MAQLNLKNGSAGKRLGAKLLDGIPAALISGIAVVLALPLIGYEQISADTAVLDLGMFYVVSGIGSVVALGYWIFLWGWEAKTGKTLGNLMLGLRTTNEEGFAPGWLAVFLRNLIIGLSGIVPVIGFVLMMVSNLFDSPEQRQGWYDKAARTLVFDVRAGRNPLVTGGIGGPASFAPQPAPPAVRAIPSPVTGHGTTGPEEAPTSSPQETSAFASSESLQRVEHGQRAQPSRASEPASVSFAPPAPADPTAAPAPPAATPPEAAPPAAALLPEKIPTGRTAPLPENEPTHPDQESEETVVTRRSGERGIRIQLDDGRDVLLRSTALIGRNPAGTDCVELISVKDEGRSVSKTHLHLRVDDGRLWVTDRNSTNGSAITAKAGARIPLRGGEPYLAEPDSTVHFGDRSFRVEKS, from the coding sequence ATGGCTCAGCTCAACCTGAAGAACGGTTCCGCGGGAAAGCGGCTTGGAGCAAAGTTGCTGGACGGAATTCCTGCTGCGCTCATCAGCGGGATCGCCGTCGTGCTCGCCCTTCCACTCATCGGCTATGAGCAGATCTCGGCGGACACCGCGGTGCTCGACCTGGGGATGTTCTACGTTGTCTCCGGAATCGGCAGTGTGGTTGCACTCGGTTACTGGATTTTCTTGTGGGGGTGGGAAGCGAAAACCGGGAAGACACTCGGGAACCTGATGCTGGGTCTGCGCACCACCAACGAGGAGGGCTTCGCACCCGGTTGGCTTGCTGTGTTCCTGCGTAACCTGATCATCGGGTTGTCGGGGATCGTTCCGGTCATCGGGTTTGTGCTCATGATGGTGTCCAACCTGTTCGATTCCCCGGAGCAGCGTCAGGGTTGGTACGACAAAGCGGCGCGCACCCTGGTCTTCGATGTCCGTGCCGGGCGCAACCCGCTGGTCACCGGAGGAATAGGTGGGCCGGCCTCGTTCGCCCCACAGCCTGCGCCGCCGGCTGTGCGAGCCATTCCCTCGCCGGTCACCGGCCACGGGACGACGGGGCCCGAGGAAGCACCCACGAGCTCACCGCAGGAAACGTCTGCCTTCGCGTCTTCCGAATCGCTGCAGCGGGTCGAGCACGGGCAACGAGCCCAGCCCAGCCGTGCGAGTGAACCGGCCTCGGTTTCCTTTGCGCCGCCTGCACCTGCAGACCCGACAGCCGCGCCGGCTCCGCCTGCAGCAACCCCGCCAGAGGCGGCCCCGCCTGCAGCAGCGCTTTTGCCCGAGAAGATACCCACCGGCAGAACCGCTCCGCTACCGGAGAACGAACCCACGCATCCGGACCAGGAATCGGAAGAGACAGTGGTGACCCGGCGGTCAGGCGAGCGTGGGATACGCATCCAGCTCGACGACGGCCGCGACGTCCTGCTGCGCTCAACCGCGCTGATCGGGCGGAACCCTGCGGGAACTGACTGCGTTGAGCTCATCTCCGTGAAAGATGAGGGCAGGTCAGTATCGAAGACCCACCTGCACCTGCGCGTCGACGACGGCAGGTTGTGGGTAACGGACCGCAATTCCACCAACGGCAGCGCCATCACGGCTAAGGCTGGGGCTCGGATACCGTTACGCGGCGGCGAGCCGTATCTGGCGGAACCGGATTCAACGGTGCATTTCGGCGATCGCAGCTTTCGGGTGGAAAAGTCGTGA
- a CDS encoding protein phosphatase 2C domain-containing protein, producing the protein MNELNQVKDWDIKLNVGYASDRGLKRELNEDSLIAAEPIFAVADGMGGHEAGEVASGICVRTLGESSIIGQHAPQFSAADLEELLRTADEQIRAETGGRAGTTLSGVVLVEESGMPYWLFFNVGDSRTYRLSQGRFGQISVDHSEVQELVDRGHITAAQAAGHPRRHVITRALGTGDDSEADYWLMPVEAGDRILICSDGLSTEVPEERIYALLGSVTDPQQAADALVQETLRCGARDNVTVVVVDAHGVDGDADLHTTAPRSNGAHDAEDSTLPGSDGNSTGTAVTEKEPR; encoded by the coding sequence GTGAACGAACTGAATCAGGTAAAGGACTGGGACATTAAACTGAACGTCGGGTATGCGTCGGACCGCGGCCTCAAACGCGAACTCAACGAAGATTCGCTGATAGCGGCCGAACCCATTTTTGCGGTGGCGGACGGCATGGGCGGCCATGAAGCCGGCGAAGTGGCGTCGGGAATCTGCGTGCGGACGCTCGGTGAGAGCAGCATCATCGGCCAGCACGCACCGCAGTTTTCGGCAGCGGACCTTGAGGAACTGCTGCGTACCGCGGATGAGCAGATTCGGGCGGAAACGGGCGGCAGGGCAGGGACTACGCTGTCCGGCGTCGTTCTCGTCGAAGAATCGGGCATGCCGTACTGGCTCTTCTTCAATGTAGGGGATTCGCGGACCTACCGGCTGAGCCAGGGCAGGTTCGGCCAGATCTCCGTGGACCACTCCGAGGTGCAGGAACTGGTGGACCGCGGTCACATAACCGCCGCACAGGCTGCGGGGCACCCCCGCAGGCATGTCATCACCCGTGCGCTTGGCACCGGCGATGACTCCGAAGCGGACTACTGGCTGATGCCGGTGGAGGCCGGCGACCGCATCCTCATCTGCTCGGACGGCCTCAGCACAGAGGTTCCCGAGGAACGCATCTACGCGCTGCTCGGGTCGGTCACGGACCCGCAGCAGGCAGCAGACGCGCTGGTCCAGGAGACTCTGCGCTGCGGTGCGCGGGACAACGTGACCGTGGTGGTTGTGGATGCGCACGGCGTTGACGGCGACGCCGACCTGCACACGACGGCGCCCCGAAGCAACGGCGCACATGACGCAGAGGATTCCACCCTCCCGGGCTCCGACGGCAACTCGACCGGCACCGCCGTGACCGAGAAAGAGCCGCGATGA